In the genome of Kwoniella shandongensis chromosome 6, complete sequence, one region contains:
- a CDS encoding lipoyl(octanoyl) transferase codes for MSRPLARFFSSSSRSLSLLGPIPSSSSSCSNPSKSASVKLAPLRYHIFKEPLPYPVGLKLQNDIIDKRLEAKAKDPMGSRGIGDVVLLLEHTPTYTTGRRDNSPNPNELHPEEKKVQNVGAEFYITKRGGQVTYHGPGQLVGYPILDLNVMETSTRCYVEYLQRMLGDYVRQTSGLGETITAPHPDGHVGVFSSPTEKVSSIGIHLRHRITSHGFAMNITPEPIKWFDLVMACGLADVHAISLHDLITRSAISNGVIPTLPSVANVAEDLVPKFGELFGREIISLHDEGGEGAVEEVMQIRELVKKAEEEAKEENAKSGGWATEPDLSKRG; via the exons ATGTCTCGtcctctcgctcgattcttctcttcctcttctcgctcattATCACTCCTTGGTCCgatcccttcatcttcatcatcatgttCCAACCCTTCCAAATCTGCGTCGGTCAAACTAGCACCCCTACGATATCATATATTCAAAGAACCATTACCGTATCCTGTAGGATTGAAGCTGCAGAATGATATAATAGATAAGAGGTTGGAAGCGAAGGCGAAAGATCCGATGGGGAGTAGAGGAATTGGAGATGTAGTGTTGTTGTTAG AACATACACCCACATATACCACAGGACGGCGGGACAATTCTCCAAATCCCAACGAATTACAtcctgaagagaagaaagtacAGAATGTCGGCGCCGAGTTTTATATAACGAAACGTGGTGGTCAAGTGACGTATCATGGTCCAGGACAATTGGTCGGGTATCCGATCTTGGATTTGAAcgtgatggag ACCTCGACACGATGTTATGTCGAATACCTACAAAGGATGTTGGGAGATTATGTGAGACAGACCTCAGGTCTTGGGGAAACTATCACCGCTCCTCATCCTGATGGTCATGTCGGGGTGTTTTCTTCCCCAACTGAAAAG GTCTCATCAATTGGAATACACTTACGACATCGCATCACCTCCCACGGATTTGCGATGAACATCACTCCCGAACCTATAAAATGGTTCGACCTAGTCATGGCCTGTGGTCTGGCTGACGTTCACGCAATCTCACTACACGACTTGATCACCCGATCTGCGATATCGAACGGCGTCATACCGACTTTACCATCAGTGGCGAACGTTGCTGAAGATTTAGTTCCGAAGTTTGGGGAATTGTTCGGTCGAGAGATCATAAGCTTGCatgatgagggaggagagggcgCGGTGGAGGAAGTCATGCAGATAAGGgagttggtgaagaaggcggaggaagaggcgaaggaggagaatgcAAAGTCTGGAGGATGGGCAACGGAGCCGGATCTTTCGAAGAGGGGTTGA